The uncultured Hyphomonas sp. genome includes a window with the following:
- a CDS encoding DUF2849 domain-containing protein, with translation MTSVRPKLKPETPKAVTAWETATGKCVWMTEVGTWSEDANKAAAFTGEVAEVRLAEAFKQEGKVTDPYFMEVTETGGITGRETIRETIRATGPTVAYGEGA, from the coding sequence ATGACGTCCGTCCGCCCCAAACTGAAGCCTGAAACCCCGAAGGCCGTCACCGCCTGGGAGACCGCCACCGGCAAATGCGTCTGGATGACGGAGGTTGGCACCTGGTCTGAAGATGCCAACAAGGCCGCGGCCTTTACCGGCGAAGTGGCCGAGGTCCGCCTTGCCGAAGCCTTCAAGCAGGAAGGCAAGGTGACCGATCCTTATTTCATGGAAGTGACGGAAACCGGTGGCATCACCGGGCGCGAGACGATCCGTGAAACCATCCGGGCCACCGGCCCGACCGTGGCCTATGGAGAGGGTGCCTGA
- a CDS encoding glutathione S-transferase family protein encodes MPTREITRLTLYGDSISGNCQKPKWTADYLGIPFDWVEVDILKGGTQTEDFLAVNPVGQVPVARWPDGRTLAQSNAIMLYLAEEAGSELIPEDSFRRAQMMSWLFWEQYSHETAIAVRRFHKHYLKKSEDEIDPNLMAKGRRALGVMEMQLTFTDWIVGDAMTLADIALVAYTRLAHEGGFDLSEFPSVERWVSRTEAALGIPHAKEAA; translated from the coding sequence ATGCCGACCCGTGAGATCACCCGCCTGACCCTTTATGGCGACTCCATTTCCGGCAATTGCCAGAAGCCGAAATGGACGGCTGACTATCTGGGCATTCCATTCGACTGGGTTGAAGTGGATATCCTGAAAGGCGGCACACAGACGGAAGACTTTCTGGCCGTGAACCCGGTGGGGCAGGTGCCTGTGGCGCGCTGGCCGGACGGGCGGACGCTCGCCCAGTCGAACGCCATCATGCTCTACCTTGCCGAAGAGGCCGGCAGCGAGTTGATCCCCGAGGACAGCTTCCGCCGGGCGCAGATGATGAGCTGGTTGTTCTGGGAGCAATATTCCCACGAGACGGCCATCGCCGTGCGCCGGTTCCACAAGCACTATCTGAAGAAATCCGAGGACGAGATCGATCCGAACCTGATGGCCAAGGGCCGCCGGGCCCTCGGCGTGATGGAGATGCAGCTGACTTTCACTGACTGGATTGTCGGGGATGCCATGACGCTGGCCGACATCGCCCTCGTCGCCTACACGCGCCTCGCGCATGAGGGCGGCTTCGATCTTTCCGAGTTCCCGTCGGTTGAGCGCTGGGTCAGCCGCACCGAAGCGGCGCTCGGCATTCCCCACGCCAAAGAGGCTGCCTGA